The Montipora capricornis isolate CH-2021 chromosome 1, ASM3666992v2, whole genome shotgun sequence genome contains a region encoding:
- the LOC138059237 gene encoding uncharacterized protein, whose translation MGPLPQVRLRFTYRAFDQTAVDYAGPFTTTQGHGRQRLKRWLCVFTCLATRAVHLEVAWGLDPDRFLNALTRFTSRRGVPKEMISDNGTNFVGAVNELKELVDQLDKERIQRTTANKEIEWKFNPPGGPHFGGVHEIIVKAAKKAIYAVLGNSDITDEELITVVTGAEGLLNSRPLTYQTADIRDDVPLTPNHFLYGQMGGQFAPENVDTTGFNPRKRWRKVQDLISRVWSRWLKEYLPTLNARPKWTEVVKDLKEGDIVLVLDPRLPRGQWPLGRILETYPGQDGHSRVAKVQVGDKTVVRPIHKLVPLFRSELN comes from the coding sequence ATGGGACCGCTGCCACAAGTAAGGTTGCGCTTCACATATCGGGCCTTTGACCAGACAGCAGTGGATTATGCGGGTCCTTTCACCACCACTCAAGGACATGGACGTCAGCGTTTGAAAAGGTGGTTGTGTGTGTTCACCTGCCTAGCAACTCGGGCTGTGCATCTCGAGGTAGCGTGGGGACTCGACCCAGACCGTTTCCTTAATGCGCTTACCAGATTTACAAGTAGGAGAGGAGTTCCCAAGGAAATGATCAGTGATAATGGAACCAACTTCGTCGGTGCAGTCAATGAACTTAAGGAACTTGTAGATCAGCTAGACAAGGAGCGGATTCAGCGTACAACTGCAAACAAGGAAATCGAGTGGAAATTTAACCCCCCGGGAGGACCCCACTTTGGTGGAGTACATGAAATAATCGTTAAAGCTGCCAAGAAAGCGATTTATGCGGTTCTCGGAAACAGTGATATCACGGATGAAGAACTGATCACAGTCGTTACAGGTGCTGAAGGTTTACTAAACTCCAGACCGCTTACCTACCAGACAGCAGATATTAGAGATGATGTGCCATTAACCCCCAATCATTTTCTGTATGGACAAATGGGGGGACAGTTTGCGCCGGAGAATGTTGATACTACAGGATTCAATCCAAGAAAGAGGTGGCGAAAGGTACAAGATTTGATTTCTCGCGTGTGGTCTCGATGGTTAAAGGAGTACTTACCTACATTGAATGCTCGTCCCAAGTGGACTGAAGTTGTCAAGGACTTAAAGGAAGGGGACATTGTTTTAGTTCTGGACCCAAGGTTGCCACGAGGGCAATGGCCGTTGGGCCGCATCCTGGAGACATATCCTGGTCAGGACGGACATTCGCGTGTTGCAAAGGTTCAAGTTGGAGACAAAACTGTGGTGAGACCAATCCATAAATTGGTACCACTTTTTCGAAGCGAGCTTAATTGA